DNA from Solidesulfovibrio sp.:
TGCCAGCCGTCGGCCGTGAGGTACTGGCGGAAATAGCCCTGCTGGTAGCACAGCCCGATGCCGACCAGGGGCACGCACAGGTCGCTGGCCGATTTGAGGTGGTCGCCGGCCAGGATGCCCAGGCCCCCGGAATAGATGGGCAGGCAGGCGCTGATGCCGTATTCCAGGCTGAAATAGGCCACCACGGGCTGGCCGTCGCGGTCGGGGAAGGGGATGGAGGTGGTTTTGCGGGACAGATAGGTCTGGAGCGTCTGGCGCAGGTCGTTCACCCGCTCCACGAAAAACTCGTCGTCGGCCAGGCTCTCCAGCGTCTTTTGCGGCAACCGGTTCAGGAAACCCACGGGGTTGCCCGCGCAATCCCGCCACAATTTGCGGTCGACCTGGGCGAAAAGCGAGGCAATGTCGTCGTTCCACGAAAAAAGCAGGTTGTAGGCCAGATCCCAGAGCGAATGGAGTTTGGCCGGCAATTTCGGCACCACGCTGTAGACGCGTAACGGCTGCATAGCTTCCCCTTTTATCGGCCACGCCGTCACGACGCGAAACGCCGCGCAGTCCGTGCCTTCCTGGCATCTATCCACAAGCCCCCGCAAATGGCAAGACCGGCCCCGAAACGTCACGACCATGACACCCAAGTGAGAACTTCCGCGATTTCAGCATGTTAAATCTTGTTTACAAAATCAACGGATACGGTAGGTTAACCCCCCTATCGCCACCCCGGAGGTATTGCCCATGACCGCGCCGACCAGCATCCTACGCCTCAAGTTCCTCCGGGAATCGAGCCGCGACAACCCGCCCACGGTCGCCACCCCCGGCTCGGCCGGCCTGGACCTGCGCGCCGACATCGAGGCCGAGACGCTTACCATCGCCCCCGGGGCGCGCGCCGCCGTGCCGACCGGCATCGCCATCGAGATCGAAACACCCGGCCTGGCCGGCTTCGTCTATTCCCGCTCGGGCCTGGGGGCCAAGCACGGCCTGACCGTGGCCCAGGGCGTGGGCGTCATCGACCCGGACTACCGGGGCGAAATCATCGTCTGGCTGCTCAACACGTCCACCGAGCCCAAGACCATCGCCCGCCACGAACGCATCGCCCAGCTCATCCTGGCCCCCATCGCGCGCCCCA
Protein-coding regions in this window:
- the dut gene encoding dUTP diphosphatase, producing the protein MTAPTSILRLKFLRESSRDNPPTVATPGSAGLDLRADIEAETLTIAPGARAAVPTGIAIEIETPGLAGFVYSRSGLGAKHGLTVAQGVGVIDPDYRGEIIVWLLNTSTEPKTIARHERIAQLILAPIARPIVTPVDDLGDTHRGDGGFGHSGRV